From the genome of Cytophagales bacterium WSM2-2:
GTAGGGCAGGGTGCCAGGCATTTGGGCGTAAGCGGCAGGTAAGACTATCAGAATGAAGAAAAGAGTATACAGTGGTTTCATGGGATATTTGGGATTGTACTTCAAATTTCCAGAATACCGGTTTGCAAAAATCGTATCAGATTAACTTTCTGGCCTTGAAGGCCTCACGTACGCACAAGGAAAACCAATCAACATGATTCAATGGCAACCCTTATTGGTTGAAAAGCATTTCTTCTTCATAATGGCGTGCGCCTCAATGGCCGAGGAGGCTGGTAGAATGGTTGAGGCGTACGCCTTGACGGCCGGGGAGCCCGCCTCGAAGGCTGAGGCGTACGCCTTGACGGTCGAGGAGCCCGCCTCGAAGAGCGAGGCGTACGCCTTGATGGCCGAGACGCTTGCCCCGACGGTCGAGGCGTGCGCCTCGATGGTTGAGGAGGCCTCCTCGAAGGCCGAGGCGTACGCCTCGACGGTTGAGGCGTGACTCGTCCTAAAAAAAACTTAACAGATTTTGGGTTAAGGACATCAAACCGGTTATTCTTTAACAGTTTGCAAAATCGCCTCAGATTGACTTTCGGGCTAAAAGCCTCACCTGGTGCGGTGTGCTTTTAAAAAAGTGCTTGAACGACCTTATAAAATGAGTGGAATCGTGAAAACCGGAGGCTGCGGCAATTTCATGAACAGCCTTGTTACTGTTCAGCAACAATCCACAAGCTGCTTTGAGTTTAGCTTTGGTTTGGTATTCACCGATCGTCAAACGGGTTTTCTTTTTAAATGCATTGGCGAGGTAGATGGGGTGTACATGCACCCGTTCCGACAGCGAGTGAATGGTGTGATGATGGTTTGTCTCGTTGTCGAGAATATTCAAGAGCTTATTCATCCACGGAAGGGACGAACTGATTTTCGCTTCAGCGGTAAGGGAAGACAGGCATTCGATTGCTTTTTCATAAACCAGGTCACTGTCATCCTGATTTATCAATAATGAAAACAACTCATAGAGAGGTAATGCTATCGTGGCGTGGTTGAAGAATGTGGCTGTGCGCGGAAGGCGGATATCATAGTCGAGTATCTTTTCAAAATTGTTTTTGATTTCCAGGTTGAAGCACAGGCCGCCTTTGTTGCTGAAGGTATTGGTGTGGTCGTAGAGTGAAGGCCGGAAGATCACGTTGTTCTTCGACAGCGATACGGCAGATGAATTGGACTTCTCTTCATAATGGCCCCGGAGCAGTAAACTGACATAACTGTTTTCGTGATGGTGCTTTTCGATCGCTTCGTTTGGGGTATAACGGCTTAAATTCAGCGAGAAAAAATCAAACTCCGCCTCCAGCAGCCCCGATCCGAAATATTGTTTTTGCAGCAGCTTGACAGACATAGATTTAGAAAGTGATATGTACTGGATATTTGAAGAAAAGGTTGCAGTAAGGAATAGGCCACAGATTACACAGATGAACGCAGATGATTAGGGCCTTAGCCTATCTGTGGCAATTATTTGAATTTATTAACCTCGTAAATAACCGATGCCGTTGACCTAGTTTCCAGCACAACGCCATCAAGACTTGTAATTCTCAAGCCTCCGATTTTCTCTACTGCTTTCCGCGAACGGAAATTAGTTTCATGAATATAGAAAAGCACATTGTCAACAAACTGGAATGCATGCTGAATGAGCATGCGTTTCATGGCCTGGTTATAAGGCCCGCCCCAATGGCTGCGCGCTAAAAATGTCCATCCAATTTCAATAGCGTTGGCTGATTCTTTCACCCTATTGAATCGCGTACTGCCGATAATCTTTTCCGTTTTCCTGTCGACAACTGCAAATGCTCCCCGTCCTTCCATCGCTTCCCTGAAAAATACTTGGAAGACATGGCGCTTGCACCGGTCTTTTGATGGATGTTGTTCCCAGATCAGCGGGTCTGCTGCAACAGCGTACAAATTTTCGAAATCATCTTCGCGCAAGGGGCGAAGGAGGATAAGGTCATCTTGTAGGGTGGGTTGGAGATCCATTTTGATTCGGTAATGTGGTGATTTGTTAATTCGTTGATGAAGATCGTATAATTTCTATACTGCTTACATCACCGAATCAATAAATTACCGAATCACCAAATCAATCCTGAAGTACATTCGACATAAAGCTCGATCTCAGCGCCAGCCAGAGCAAGAACAAGGCGATGGCCCATTGCAGATAAATAAAATAGAAGTCTGAAGTGTCTTTGAAACGGCTTTCCTTGATCTCGGCTTTCTCGTATTTGTCGATCTGTTCGAATACACTTTTCAGTGCTTCGTTGTCCGTCACACGAAAGAATTCGCCCGAGCCGATGTCTGCAATTTTACGCATGGTGGTTTCATCAACAGTGTTCTCCACCATCTGTGGGCGACCGAAATAATCTTTACCATAAGGAACAAGTCCTTCTTTACCAACCACGATCGTGTACATCTTGATATTGTATGCTGCCGCTAATTCCGCAGAAGTAATCGGGTCGATATTCCCGGCGGTGTTGTCACCGTCACTGATGAGGATACACACTTTGGATTTGGAGCCTGACTCGCGCATACGATTGGTGACCACGGCCAGTGCGCTACCGATAGCTGTGCCGCGCGATTCAATCATATCAAAAGAGATGTCTTTGAGATAGGAGTAGAGCAATTCGTAATCGGTGGTGAGCGGGGCAAGTGAAAATGCATCACCCGAGAATACGATCAGACCGATACGATCTTGTACACGTCCCTTGATGAAATCGTGTGCTACTTGTTTTGCAGCCTGCAAGCGATTGGGTTGAAAGTCCTCGATCTGCATGGATTGTGAAATATCCAACGCGATCATGATATCGATACCTTCCGTCCACTGTTCCACTTTCTCGTTGGTGCGCTGTGGCCGGGCGAGTGCTACAAGGATCAATGCCGCCACGCACATCATCAGTATTTCCGGGAAGAAACGCAGCACCTGGATAGGAGAGCTTTTCAAGTCACCTTTGATCAGGGCTACCGGAAGTTTTTGGTTCAGGAAGTAACGGATAGTCCAGCGAAGGATAAAGATAATCGGTACGGCAGGGATCAGGTAAAGGAAAAAAACATTCTCCCAGGTCAGCGCATTGAACGTGGAAGGGGCAAACCAATCCAGCGAATACCAGGGTAAATCTAACTTATCCATTGGCTACCTCCGCTTTCTTTTTTTCAAACTGCTGTTGCACGTATTCTTTCAGATTAGAGAATGGCGAAATGACATTGTCGTGCTGGTGTCCGTAAATCATCCGGTCAATCGTTGACAACGACTGTCCCAATTCCTCACTGTTTTCAATGAGACGGATTTCTTTCGATGTGTATTTTGTGTAAGGCTTCGCGAGAAGTGTTTCAAGGTATTTTTTCCAGATCACGAGGCTTTGTTCGGCACGCTGTGGTGAAAACTCGTGCTCAAGACTGCTCAGGGAGTTTTCATATTGTGTACGGAACAGTTCGTATGCTTTCATGAGCTTCTTTAAACGGAAATGTTTCCGGATACGCTTGCCAAAGATGATCCACGCAACGATCAGGGCTATCACCAGAACGCCAATAACAATCCCCAATAATATATAATTGAGTTGCCACTTCACGCCCAGATAGTCGAGCTTGACTTTGAGCGGCAGTTTATCGGTTGTAAGTGAATCAGGAATAGCTTTGACGAGGTGCTGGAAGTGGACCGTGTCGGTATTGGAGAATACCTGTGTGCAATCCATCCGGTTGACAACATATATCGGCAGCTTCAACATCTGAACACTGTCCACCTCATATGTGGCGAGTATGTAGGTGACACTATCCACACTGATGCCGTCTTTGGTACGCGTGGTGTAGTATGTTTTCTTCTGCAACTCAAACGGAGCGTAAGAGAACGTAGAATCCGGAAAGAGAACGTTGAGTGTTTTTGGATAATGAGCCGATAGATTGAACTCAATCGGTTTTCCAAGTTTTACCGAATCACTTCTGAATTTGGCACTCACCCGGATTTCCTGGGCAACAGCAGGTGCAGCAAGTATTCCCAATAAAGAAAATAGAATAAGCGATCGCCTGAGATTAAGCGAAGTCATCATATCAAGTATCCTGCAACAAGTATCCGGCATCATCAGACTTTCATCGTTCTGTTTCTCACTTTAAACAACCTCAGCAACTTCGGAACATAATCTTCGTCTGTATCGATCGATATAAAATTGATCTGATGCTTGCGACTGAAATCAGCCAACTCCTGCTGGCGCGTAGTACTGTGTTCGGCAATCTTTTCACGGAACCCACCAAAAGAACTGTTCACCCAAATCGTCTTCCGGGTTTCCTTGTCCAGGATAGGGATGATGCCAAGTTTAGGTAATTGTGTTTCACGTTTGTCAGTAACCCTGATAACAACCAGGTCATGCTTACGTGCTAATGACTTAAGGCCTGCAAAGTAATTTTCATCGATGAAGTCGGAGATCATTACGATCACACTTCTGCGCTTGATGAAATTCTGAGCAAAGGCGATCATGCTATTCAGGTTCGTTCTGAGCGACTTGGGCTTCAGCGTGAATACATGGTGAATGATCTCATAAGCATGAGCAACACCTTTTTTGGGTTTGATGGCCTTCTCGCGTTGATCTGAAAAACAGATCAATCCCAACTGACTTGATTCTTTGCCACCTGACAAAGCCAGTACGCCCAATACCTCTTTGGCCACATCAACTTTAGTTTTGCCCGGTGTCCCGATATCTTGTGAAGCGCTGACGTCCAGGATGAAGAAGATCGTTTGTTCTTTCTCTTCCCGGAAGGTTTTTACGAACGTCCCGTGTCCTTTGGCCGATACGTTCCAATCAATGGTGCGGATGTCATCTCCATACTGGTAAGGACGCACATCATCAAACTCAAGGCCAGTTCCCTTGAAAAGCGAACGGAAGTCACCCTGCATCTGGCTGTTAACAACCTTGCGTATCTGGATTTCGTACCTGCGCAGTTTTTTGAGAAGTTCCTTCACGTTAAATTTTTCGGGCTTAAAAATAAGAAATAGGTTTAAATTTGAAGCCTGATTTTACAAGTGTGGCATTCTAATTGTCCCCAGGTTGAAAAACAATACATGCGAAAACTGGTATTCATAGTCCTTGTTGCAGCCCTGTTTGCCTGTGAAACGAGAGAACGGCCGAAAGAGATACTTACGGACGAGCAGCTTTCGGCTTTCCTGGTCGATATTTATTTGGCGGAAGCTCGTCTGGATGCCGTCCCAAGGGTTAAAGATTCTATCATGCGTTTGTTTGTTCCCTTTGAGCAAAAGCTGTTGAAAAAACACGGCATTGCCGACTCGATTCTTCGCCCGACCTATACCTATTATATGGCCCACCCGAAGGAACTGGAGAAAGTGTATGATTCAGTGATTGATACCCTGGCACTGCGGGAACAGCGGGCTGGTACGAGACAGACGCGCTCCGTTCAGAGACCGGTGGAGTAAAAAGATTTCATTGTGCCTTCAAATATTTATCCATCCGATTTTGAGAGTAAGCTTGGCTTTGACCAGATCAGGGCCAGGATAACGAACTATTGCCTTGGTGAACTGGGGGCAAGGGAAGTAAACCGCATGGCGTTTTCTCCGGATCACATGTCGATCGAAGTGCTGTTGAAACGATGTGATGAATTCAAAAAGATCATCGAGAAAGGAGAGACTTTTCCTTTGTCAAACTATGCCGATCCCACATTGTACTTCGATGTAATTCGCGTGGAGGATAGTTTCCTGGAAGAAGAGAATATTGTAGACATTATAAATGTGCTTCAGGCCTCTGTTGCTACAGCAAAATACTTGTTAAACACGAAAGAAGAGTATCCTGAACTTAACCGGCTTACGGAAAAGTTTGCGTTACCTCAGGTGTTGATCTCATCCCTTGAAAATAAGTTTAATGAAAAGGGAAAGATCAAAGACAATGCAAGTCCTGAACTTGCCCGGATACGGAAAAGACTTCGTGAAGAAGAAGGACGGGTGCGAAAGCTCACTGACCAGATATTTAGGGATTCGATTGGACAAAGCTGGGTACCGGAAGGCGCAACACTTACCGTAAGGGACGGGAGGGTGGTGATCCCTGTTCTGGCTGAGCATAAGAGAAAATTGAAGGGCTTCATCCTTGATGAATCTGCCACGGGGCAAACTGTTTATATCGAACCGGCGGAATCAATGGAAGTGAATAATGAAATTCGCGACCTCTTGCATGCCGACCGACGGGAGGTAATAAAGATTCTCAAAGAGATGACCGCATTGCTCCGGCAAAACCTGGATGCGGTGAAGTCAGCCTGCATTTTTCTGGGGTTAATTGATTTCAACAGGGCAAAGGCGAGGCTCGCACTCGACCTGAACGCGATCATGCCGGTGTTAGTCGGTAAGCCGGAATTGAATTGGATACAAGCACGACATCCGTTGCTGTATTTGAGTTTAAAAGGAAAGAGGGAAGTTGTTCCACTCACGATAGACTTGCTCGGGGACGCACGCTTCCTATTGGTCTCAGGTCCGAATGCCGGGGGTAAATCCGTTTGTCTTAAGACGGTTGGGTTGATTCAGTATATGGTGCAATGTGGCATCCTGGTGCCGGTTTACGAGAAGTCAACGGTTGGCGTATTCGACCAGATCTTCCTCGACATTGGTGATCAGCAGTCCATCGATAATGATTTGAGTACATATAGCTCCCATTTGAAGAATATGAATTTCTTTCTTCAGCGAGCTTCTGCTTCAACATTGGTGCTGATGGATGAACTGGGTTCGGGAACGGATCCGAATTTTGGTGGGGGAATTGCGGAAGCGATACTGTCTTCTCTTGTTCAGAAGAAAACGTGGGGAGTGGCCACCACGCATTACTATAATTTGAAATTATTCGCTTCCAACCGCACGGATATTCGCAATGCTTCGATGCAGTTCGATACCAAACGGCTGCAGCCATTATTTCAATTGGAGATTGGCAAACCCGGAAGTTC
Proteins encoded in this window:
- a CDS encoding putative acetyltransferase → MDLQPTLQDDLILLRPLREDDFENLYAVAADPLIWEQHPSKDRCKRHVFQVFFREAMEGRGAFAVVDRKTEKIIGSTRFNRVKESANAIEIGWTFLARSHWGGPYNQAMKRMLIQHAFQFVDNVLFYIHETNFRSRKAVEKIGGLRITSLDGVVLETRSTASVIYEVNKFK
- a CDS encoding aerotolerance protein BatA, translating into MDKLDLPWYSLDWFAPSTFNALTWENVFFLYLIPAVPIIFILRWTIRYFLNQKLPVALIKGDLKSSPIQVLRFFPEILMMCVAALILVALARPQRTNEKVEQWTEGIDIMIALDISQSMQIEDFQPNRLQAAKQVAHDFIKGRVQDRIGLIVFSGDAFSLAPLTTDYELLYSYLKDISFDMIESRGTAIGSALAVVTNRMRESGSKSKVCILISDGDNTAGNIDPITSAELAAAYNIKMYTIVVGKEGLVPYGKDYFGRPQMVENTVDETTMRKIADIGSGEFFRVTDNEALKSVFEQIDKYEKAEIKESRFKDTSDFYFIYLQWAIALFLLWLALRSSFMSNVLQD
- the mutS2 gene encoding endonuclease MutS2 encodes the protein MPSNIYPSDFESKLGFDQIRARITNYCLGELGAREVNRMAFSPDHMSIEVLLKRCDEFKKIIEKGETFPLSNYADPTLYFDVIRVEDSFLEEENIVDIINVLQASVATAKYLLNTKEEYPELNRLTEKFALPQVLISSLENKFNEKGKIKDNASPELARIRKRLREEEGRVRKLTDQIFRDSIGQSWVPEGATLTVRDGRVVIPVLAEHKRKLKGFILDESATGQTVYIEPAESMEVNNEIRDLLHADRREVIKILKEMTALLRQNLDAVKSACIFLGLIDFNRAKARLALDLNAIMPVLVGKPELNWIQARHPLLYLSLKGKREVVPLTIDLLGDARFLLVSGPNAGGKSVCLKTVGLIQYMVQCGILVPVYEKSTVGVFDQIFLDIGDQQSIDNDLSTYSSHLKNMNFFLQRASASTLVLMDELGSGTDPNFGGGIAEAILSSLVQKKTWGVATTHYYNLKLFASNRTDIRNASMQFDTKRLQPLFQLEIGKPGSSFALEIARKTGLPSETLEQAEQIIGKELTGLETLMKTVAEEKQQLAKRQRDLSERERKAQSERDQYHRLNSELEAKKKEIVERAKAEASSLLKETNREIEKTIRHIKESKAEKKETRKVREGLEKLATRVQQPVKKEPVPAGEVKEGDKVRITGQEVTGTLVSIKGNQAIVEFGSVRSTVKLNQLVRSDLVEPSFAKKYRSMGVDVMQKQSRFDPTLDLRGKRAEEVMPELERFLDDAILLSQGELKILHGKGEGVLRKIVREHLRKVKQVASFADEHVERGGDGITVVVLK